A region of Esox lucius isolate fEsoLuc1 chromosome 3, fEsoLuc1.pri, whole genome shotgun sequence DNA encodes the following proteins:
- the xrn1 gene encoding 5'-3' exoribonuclease 1 isoform X3, which yields MGVPKFYRWISERYPCLSEVVKEHQIPEFDNLYLDMNGIIHQCSHPNDEDVHFRISEEKIFADIFHYLEVLFRIIKPRKVFFMAVDGVAPRAKMNQQRGRRFRSAKEAEEKIKKALEKGEVLPTEARFDSNCITPGTDFMARLQEQLKYFVNSKLSTDKAWQGVSVYLSGHETPGEGEHKIMEFIRSENAKPGHNPNVRHCLYGLDADLMMLGLTSHEPHFSLLREEVRFGGKKNQKRITAPEETTFHLLHLSLFREYIDYEFSEVKNKISFEYDLERIIDDWILMGFLVGNDFIPHLPNLHINHDALPLLYRTYITVLPTLDGYLNENGHLNLVNFEKYLEKLSEFDREHFNDVFVDLKWFESKVGNKYLNEAAGLAAEEAKSKNSWRNDQDDTLCLAALDEEKDIVPSRGFEEDGEEEDMFEAEFRQYKRTYYMTKIGVEVVSDEFLANQAYCYVEGIQWILHYYYHGVQSWSWYYPYHYAPFLSDVRNISHLKLTFDMGKPFMPFEQLLAVLPAASKDLLPECYRHLMTSENSSIIEYYPLDFKTDLNGKQQEWEAVVLIPFIDERCLLAAMEPYSNHLTKSEKARNCHTECAEYRYDAGVDHPYPSTLPELFPNITHCHVRAMLIPMDAWHVPLSHVGRSINSSQLYFCGFPTLKHIRHKFYKKKHGVVVFQQSSRGENMILEILLEKEEPVCGDVASQVLGRSVFVNWPHLEEARVVAVSDGESKFFLDEPVAMQKLYDRGSSPPTKVIYLSDKEQKDWVKDVQGIMEHFGKRKGIIINETVVVLYGQLLTGRKYVPGPNGQVHLEKQWAKQILPFAYQTIVKDIKAFDSSSSHFKTLEDLFPPTTTVFMVGNPYYGAMGEVQESSDVISEGRVRVVFTVPCEPQMEALIQNQHKYCVRYSPGYVLASRLGITSYLVSRFSGSIFIGRGSKKNPHGEQKANVGLNLKFNKKNEEVPGYTKRTEKEWLYSVAVEELLAEYLERFSEVFDLVSRNSHDDVFYEDDIWPGEDDNGADKVKEITSWLKTHPVAEIARASCDLQILDSAIVARIEEEVEKAKVKKSTKKVRVTVKPHLLFRPLEQQHGVIPDPDAEYHLFDRVVNVRDGFSVPLGLRGTVIGIKGADREAEVLYEVVFDEEFAGGLTIRCTAGCGYRLPPCALINISHGVRVDQGSHKLTAIVKPQPASSSQHHSQDKGQLSGLNHSPRSPFVPTQQQNGRQNVVRADTQGNLNSPYKALSQKHQPKGKDEEFSNVWQSLQSPGMPQKPPAHWQQNNSCKSAWGTGSPRQEGQIQRQPGSNQPQNQQHPKPGPAGSIRLLKRNEDANSLFPAQSAAKKTEFEELIANLKISKGNETTLPPPAKNPTRPSEEPLSPQSFAMKGTLALKEMLNIGSAPDSSNPASCSTQPQSRRRPTKKLEERMGDSVLPMTPAVAAVVPPLSSSQPPSMVPSVATELTRICVGLGLAPPDFTFIRSRQGLMLCQVKLSTGLLVHGPQCQSENEAKEKAALFTLQRLNSVGSGFSLTPPLFSGVGQIRGPMGTIPSVFSQSGGLLRPPQGYGPLPWGMPLPVPQGQPFYGGTFPGARPQAPSVAIGSHNQFVPLQVTKKRVSSGRKPQEFYSAAHTTKTQASSNETLSRSQPSLFPASSAPPVTSSTPPKAAQNPPEKAGTPSTPKTPRQNPSGHGHTPSSASKRKHRKLAVNFEAAKVQE from the exons ATTCCTGAGTTTGATAACCTCTACCTGGATATGAATGGCATCATCCACCAGTGCTCCCACCCCAATGATGAGGATGTCCATTTTCGTATCTCAGAGGAAAAGATTTTTGCAGACATATTTCACTACCTGGAGGTGCTCTTCAGAATCATTAAGCCCAGGAAAGTGTTCTTCATGGCTGTAGATGGGGTCGCTCCCCGAGCAAAGATGAACCAGCAGAGAGGCAGGAGATTTAG GTCGGCCAAAGAGGCTGAGGAGAAGATAAAAAAAGCTCTGGAGAAAGGCGAGGTCCTACCCACAGAGGCCCGCTTTGATTCCAACTGTATCACCCCGG GGACGGACTTTATGGCCAGGCTACAGGAGCAACTCAAGTACTTTGTCAACAGCAAACTGTCCACTGACAAGGCCTGGCAGGGAGTCAGTGTCTACCTGTCTGGACATGAG ACACCAGGAGAAGGAGAGCATAAGATCATGGAGTTCATCCGCTCAGAAAATGCCAAGCCGGGCCATAACCCAAATGTGCGTCACTGTCTCTACGGCCTGGACGCTGACCTG ATGATGTTAGGTCTGACCAGCCACGAGCCACACTTCTCGTTACTCCGAGAAGAGGTCCGCTTCGGGGGGAAGAAAAACcaaaaaag AATAACAGCGCCAGAGGAAACAACTTTCCATCTACTCCACCTCTCTTTGTTTAGGGAGTACATAGACTATGAGTTCTCTGAAGTGAAG AACAAGATCTCTTTTGAGTATGACCTGGAGCGAATCATTGACGACTGGATCTTGATGGGTTTCCTTGTGGGAAATGACTTCATCCCGCACCTTCCTAATCTCCACATCAACCACGATGCCCTACCTCTGCTCTACCGGACCTACATCACGGTACTACCGACACTGGATG GTTACTTGAACGAGAATGGCCACCTGAACCTGGTCAACTTTGAGAAGTATTTGGAGAAACTGTCAGAG TTTGACAGAGAGCACTTTAACGATGTGTTTGTGGACCTGAAGTGGTTTGAAAGCAAGGTGGGCAACAAGTACCTGAACGAGGCAGCCGGGCTGGCAGCAGAAGAAGCCAAGTCTAAGAACTCCTGGAGGAACGACCAG GACGACACTCTGTGCCTGGCTGCTCTTGATGAGGAGAAGGACATAGTCCCCAGCAGAGGTTTTGAGGAGGATGGTGAGGAGGAGGATATGTTTGAGGCTGAGTTTCGACAGTACAAACGCACCTACTACATGACCAAGATCGGGGTGGAGGTCGTCTCAGA TGAGTTTCTAGCCAACCAAGCATATTGCTATGTGGAGGGAATCCAGTGGATCCTTCACTACTACTACCATGGAGTCCAGTCATGGAGCTG GTATTACCCTTACCACTACGCCCCTTTCCTGTCAGATGTAAGGAACATTTCCCATCTGAAGTTGACCTTTGACATGGGCAAGCCATTTATGCCGTTTGAGCAGCTCCTGGCAGTCTTGCCTGCTGCTAGCAAAGACCTGCTCCCAGAATGCTAcagg CACCTGATGACATCAGAGAATTCTAGCATCATTGAATATTACCCTCTAGACTTCAAGACAGACCTTAACGGGAAACAGCAGGAGTGGGAGGCCGTCGTGCTCATCCCCTTCATCGATGAG AGATGTCTGCTTGCTGCGATGGAGCCATACAGCAATCACCTGACAAAGTCTGAGAAGGCTCGTAACTGCCACACAGAGTGTGCTGAATACCGCTATGACGCCGGGGTCGACCACCCCTACCCCTCCACCCTGCCTGAACTGTTCCCCAACATCACGCACTGTCATGTCAG GGCAATGCTGATTCCCATGGATGCGTGGCACGTTCCGCTGAGCCACGTGGGACGCTCCATCAACAGCAGCCAGCTCTACTTCTGCGGCTTCCCCACTCTGAAGCACATCAGACACAAG TTCTATAAGAAGAAGCATGGAGTGGTGGTGTTCCAACAAAGCAGCCGTGGTGAGAACATGATACTTGAGATCCTGCTTGAAAAAGAGGAGCCG GTTTGTGGTGACGTGGCCTCCCAAGTCCTCGGTCGCTCTGTCTTTGTGAACTGGCCCCACCTAGAGGAAGCTAGGGTGGTGGCAGTATCTGACGGGGAAAGCAA GTTCTTCCTGGATGAGCCTGTGGCGATGCAGAAGTTGTATGACAGGGGCTCTTCGCCCCCCACCAAGGTCATCTACCTCAGTGATAAGGAGCAGAAGGACTGGGTGAAGGATGTCCAGGGCATCATGGAACA TTTTGGGAAGCGTAAGGGCATCATAATCAATGAGACTGTGGTGGTGTTGTACGGCCAGCTGCTAACAGGCAGGAAGTATGTCCCAGGACCAAATGGACAGGTTCACCTGGAGAAACAGTGGGCCAAACAAATCCTGCCTTTCGCCTACCAAACCATCGTGAAG GACATCAAGGCCTTTGACTCATCATCGTCTCACTTCAAGACCCTGGAGGACCTGTTTCCCCCAACTACCACAGTGTTCATGGTCGGGAACCCCTACTACGGTGCCATGGGAGAG GTGCAGGAGTCCAGTGATGTCATCAGCGAAGGACGGGTGCGAGTTGTCTTTACGGTGCCTTGTGAACCTCAGATGGAAGCGTTGATTCAGAACCAGCAC aaatactgtgttagGTACAGCCCCGGCTATGTCCTGGCCTCTCGGCTTGGCATCACCAGCTACCTCGTGTCCAGGTTCTCTGGCAGTATTTTCATTGGCCGGGGATCCAAAAAGAA TCCCCATGGGGAACAGAAGGCTAATGTGGGTCTGAACCTAAAGTTCAATAAGAAAAATGAAGAGGTGCCTGGTTACACTAAGAGGACAGAGAAGGAGTGGCTATACTCAGTCGCAGTGGAGGAACTTCTGGCCGAGTACTTGGAaag gttttctgaGGTGTTTGACTTGGTTTCCCGAAACAGTCATGATGATGTCTTTTATGAGGATGACATCTGGCCTGGAGAGGATGACAACGG AGCGGATAAGGTTAAGGAAATCACTTCCTGGTTGAAGACCCATCCAGTTGCCGAAATCGCTCGCGCTTCATGTGACCTGCAGATCCTGGATTCTGCTATCGTGGCGCGaattgaggaggaggtggagaaggcAAAG GTAAAGAAGAGCACCAAGAAAGTGCGTGTGACTGTGAAGCCACATTTGCTCTTCAGG CCCTTAGAGCAGCAGCATGGTGTGATCCCTGACCCGGATGCAGAGTACCACCTCTTTGACCGAGTGGTCAATGTCAGAGACGGCTTCTCCGTCCCCCTCGGCCTCAGAGGAACCGTCATTGGTATCAAGGGAG CTGATCGTGAGGCGGAGGTGTTGTATGAGGTTGTGTTCGATGAAGAGTTTGCTGGTGGACTTACTATCAG GTGTACCGCAGGCTGTGGTTACCGGCTGCCTCCCTGTGCCTTAATTAACATCAGCCACGGCGTACGCGTTGACCAGGGCTCCCACAAACTCACTGCCATTGTCAAGCCCCAGCCGGCTTCCTCCTCCCAACACCATAGCCAGGACAAAGGCCAGTTGTCTGGGCTCAACCACTCACCAAGATCCCCCTTTGTACCCACACAG CAGCAGAACGGCAGACAGAACGTAGTCAGAGCAGACACTCAGGGCAACCTAAACTCTCCATACAAAGCGCTCAGCCAAAAACACCAGCCAAAG GGTAAAGATGAGGAGTTCAGTAACGTGTGGCAGTCTCTACAGAGCCCCGGAATGCCCCAGAAACCCCCCGCTCACTGGCAACAAAACAAT TCGTGTAAATCTGCCTGGGGTACAGGGTCTCCCAGACAGGAAGGACAGATCCAGCGGCAACCAGGCAGTAACCAACCACAGAATCAGCAACATCCAAAACCT GGTCCAGCGGGAAGTATCAGACTGCTGAAAAGAAATGAAGATGCCAACTCTCTCTTTCCTGCTCAGAGTGCCGCAAAGAAG ACGGAATTTGAGGAGTTAATTGCCAACCTGAAGATCTCCAAGGGCAATGAGACAACTCTACCCCCTCCAGCCAAGAACCCTACGCGCCCATCAGAGGAACCCCTGTCTCCGCAGTCATTTGCTATG AAGGGGACTCTAGCCCTGAAGGAGATGCTGAACATTGGCTCTGCCCCTGATTCTTCTAATCCTGCCTCCTGCAGCACACAGCCACAGAGCCGGAGACGACCCACCAAGAAGCTAG aggagaggatgggggaCTCTGTGTTACCCATGACCCCAGCGGTGGCAGCAGTAGTTCCTCCCCTGTCGTCATCCCAGCCCCCCTCCATGGTCCCCAGTGTGGCCACAGAGCTGACGAGGATCTGCGTGGGCCTGGGTCTGGCCCCACCCGACTTCACCTTCATACGCAGCAGACAG GGTCTGATGTTATGTCAAGTCAAGCTGTCCACCGGTCTCTTGGTCCATGGTCCACAGTGTCAGTCTGAGAATGAAGCCAAAGAGAAGGCTGCCCTCTTCACACTGCAGCGCCtt aATTCAGTGGGGTCTGGATTCTCCCTGACTCCGCCTCTGTTCTCCGGGGTTGGCCAGATAAGAGGCCCCATGGGAACCATCCCTAGCGTATTCAGCCAATCCG GTGGTCTTCTGAGGCCACCGCAGGGTTACGGCCCCCTACCCTGGGGCATGCCCCTCCCGGTTCCACAGGGGCAGCCTTTCTATGGGGGAACCTTCCCAGGTGCCCGGCCTCAGGCACCCTCTGTAGCCATCGGATCACACAACCAGTTTGTCCCCCTTCAG